In Desulfomonile tiedjei DSM 6799, a genomic segment contains:
- a CDS encoding TRAP transporter small permease encodes MKRFKAAVLKADFSLFSISGIALVCMMGITLVDVTMRSIGRPIVGSVELISFLGAIAIGFAVPYTTWTKGHILVDFVLEKLSPKSRRILLALTRSAGIMLFLLAGYNFILYGMDLMRSNQISGAFKLPLYPIAFGLAISCFMQVATLFCDLVNVVYGEKHE; translated from the coding sequence GTGAAGAGGTTCAAAGCTGCAGTTCTGAAAGCCGATTTCTCGCTCTTTTCCATTTCGGGAATCGCTCTCGTATGTATGATGGGCATAACCCTGGTAGATGTGACAATGAGGTCCATTGGCAGGCCGATTGTGGGTAGTGTGGAGCTCATTTCCTTTCTGGGTGCCATAGCTATCGGGTTTGCGGTACCTTACACCACCTGGACAAAGGGACATATTCTCGTGGACTTCGTACTTGAGAAGCTTTCACCCAAGTCCCGTAGGATACTTCTGGCACTCACAAGATCTGCCGGTATCATGCTGTTTCTTCTGGCAGGGTACAATTTCATCCTTTATGGAATGGATCTCATGAGATCGAATCAGATAAGCGGAGCCTTCAAGCTGCCACTATATCCAATCGCATTCGGTCTTGCGATTAGCTGTTTCATGCAAGTGGCGACCCTGTTTTGCGACCTGGTGAACGTGGTCTACGGAGAAAAGCATGAGTGA
- a CDS encoding TRAP transporter large permease, with the protein MSEIATGILALFVLILLFLTGFELAFAMAFLGFIGFSYLVSFSAASNLLVKDFFETFSSYGFTVIPLFVLMGQIASNSNIAKRLYVATHKFVGHIPGGIAMTTVAGATLFKAMCGSTLATAATFAGIAIPEMDRYGYDKKLSTGVVASVGTLGMLIPPSIVLIIYSIIVEESIGKMFLAGIIPGLLISCFFMMVICGWVTINPAIAPRAERVPWALRLRALPEFFWVAMIFLVVIGGLMWGWFSPTEAGSMGTFAVLLLAGSRRELTLKGFLKSIDESLRTACMVLLLIAGSTVLGHFLTVTEIPLVAADWITGLPLHPALVMMLIIIVYLIGGSFIDDLAFMILATPIFYPAVIKLGYDPMWFGIMIAITVMIGVIIPPVAICVFVVKSITGVPMSVIYKGCLPFLLSLFACAAILFLFPDIVTFLPNLLMGG; encoded by the coding sequence ATGAGTGAAATTGCCACCGGAATCTTGGCGCTCTTTGTACTGATACTCCTCTTCCTGACAGGATTTGAACTGGCGTTTGCCATGGCTTTTCTCGGTTTTATTGGATTCAGCTATCTCGTTTCATTCAGTGCTGCGTCAAATCTGCTCGTCAAGGATTTCTTTGAAACGTTTTCATCGTACGGATTTACGGTAATCCCGCTCTTTGTACTAATGGGACAGATTGCATCCAATTCGAATATTGCGAAGCGACTGTACGTGGCAACGCATAAATTCGTGGGGCATATCCCTGGTGGAATCGCTATGACTACGGTCGCCGGAGCGACGCTGTTCAAGGCCATGTGCGGCTCCACCCTGGCAACTGCAGCAACTTTCGCTGGAATAGCCATCCCGGAAATGGATCGTTACGGGTATGACAAAAAATTGTCCACCGGCGTGGTTGCCTCGGTAGGCACTCTGGGAATGCTTATTCCGCCCAGCATCGTGCTCATCATCTATTCCATTATCGTAGAGGAATCCATAGGCAAGATGTTCCTGGCGGGGATTATTCCCGGGCTCCTCATTTCCTGCTTCTTCATGATGGTCATCTGCGGTTGGGTGACAATCAATCCTGCTATTGCTCCCCGTGCAGAGAGGGTCCCTTGGGCCCTCAGGTTGAGAGCTTTACCGGAATTTTTCTGGGTCGCCATGATATTCCTGGTCGTGATCGGCGGGCTCATGTGGGGGTGGTTTTCTCCTACCGAGGCAGGCAGCATGGGCACCTTTGCAGTACTGCTGCTAGCGGGTTCAAGAAGAGAGTTGACGCTTAAGGGATTTCTCAAATCCATAGACGAATCGCTCCGTACTGCATGCATGGTGCTACTCTTAATTGCCGGTTCAACGGTGCTCGGCCATTTTCTTACCGTTACGGAGATCCCGCTCGTTGCGGCCGACTGGATAACCGGGCTTCCTCTGCATCCTGCTCTTGTCATGATGCTCATTATCATTGTATATCTTATCGGAGGATCGTTTATCGACGATCTTGCATTCATGATCCTTGCGACTCCCATCTTCTATCCGGCAGTGATAAAGCTGGGGTACGATCCCATGTGGTTCGGCATTATGATCGCGATTACCGTCATGATCGGTGTCATCATTCCGCCGGTGGCGATTTGCGTTTTTGTGGTAAAAAGCATTACGGGTGTTCCAATGAGCGTGATTTACAAGGGCTGTTTACCGTTTCTTCTGAGTCTGTTTGCCTGTGCGGCGATTCTCTTTCTTTTTCCTGATATCGTAACGTTTCTTCCGAACCTGCTGATGGGCGGATAG
- a CDS encoding TRAP transporter substrate-binding protein, whose amino-acid sequence MRKIVAVHGISILLVVLFIALAGSVQADEKVIKLKYSNFFPPSHKNSILSEQWGKEIEKRTNGRIKVTYFAGNTLTPPTQTYDSVVKGIADVGQSLVGYAPGRFPLTEVLALPLGYSSGIQATNLCNEFYKKFKPKEFEDSQVMYLHGHGPGLFNTKKVISGIDDVKGLRIKANAENAAIVSAMNGAPVSLPITETYDGLQKGLIDGVLLPIEPIKGWKFFEMIKTTVENYAMAYTAPIFVVMNKDKWNSLPKDIQEIITQVNLEWVEKQGKQWTELDAESKEFCSKKGIKFVKASPEDEAKTAEKMKPILAEYVKATMAKGLPGDESLQFCVEYIKSHP is encoded by the coding sequence ATGAGAAAGATTGTGGCTGTCCATGGTATCTCTATTTTGCTGGTTGTCCTTTTCATCGCCTTGGCAGGATCCGTTCAAGCGGACGAAAAGGTGATAAAGCTCAAGTACTCCAACTTTTTTCCCCCATCCCACAAAAACAGCATTCTTTCGGAACAATGGGGCAAAGAAATCGAAAAAAGGACTAACGGAAGAATCAAAGTCACTTACTTTGCCGGGAACACGCTGACCCCTCCCACTCAGACCTACGACAGTGTGGTCAAGGGAATAGCCGACGTCGGGCAGAGCCTTGTGGGGTACGCTCCCGGCAGATTTCCGCTGACCGAAGTGCTCGCGTTACCTCTGGGATATTCAAGCGGCATCCAGGCGACGAACTTGTGCAACGAATTCTACAAGAAATTCAAGCCAAAAGAGTTCGAGGATTCCCAGGTCATGTACCTTCATGGACACGGCCCCGGTCTTTTCAACACCAAGAAAGTGATATCGGGCATTGATGACGTCAAAGGGCTGAGAATCAAAGCCAACGCAGAAAATGCGGCAATCGTCTCGGCTATGAATGGGGCTCCGGTAAGTCTTCCTATCACTGAAACATACGACGGTCTGCAGAAGGGTTTAATAGATGGAGTTCTGCTGCCCATAGAACCTATCAAAGGATGGAAATTCTTTGAAATGATCAAAACCACGGTGGAAAATTACGCTATGGCGTACACTGCACCGATTTTCGTGGTGATGAACAAAGATAAGTGGAATTCACTTCCCAAGGATATTCAAGAAATTATTACACAGGTAAATCTTGAATGGGTTGAGAAACAAGGGAAACAGTGGACGGAACTGGATGCAGAATCAAAAGAGTTCTGCAGCAAAAAGGGGATTAAATTCGTAAAAGCAAGTCCTGAAGACGAGGCCAAAACTGCCGAAAAGATGAAACCCATTCTCGCCGAATACGTCAAGGCGACTATGGCCAAGGGGTTACCAGGAGACGAGTCGCTGCAGTTCTGTGTGGAATACATCAAGTCGCATCCATAA
- a CDS encoding (2Fe-2S)-binding protein: MKHRIRFKVNGDEYSLAVDPWKTLNEMLRDDLNLTGTKLGCGTGDCGACTVIVDDRSVSSCLTLAVSVDGKSIRTVEGLAPSGEELHPIQEAFVKTGAIQCGFCTSGMEMSALHLLSHNPTPTEKEIRAGLSGNLCRCTGYNQIVEAISVAAEKMRADESEEVES; the protein is encoded by the coding sequence ATGAAGCATCGAATCAGATTCAAGGTAAATGGAGACGAGTATTCATTGGCGGTGGACCCGTGGAAGACTCTGAATGAAATGTTGCGGGACGACCTCAATCTTACGGGGACGAAGTTGGGGTGTGGGACAGGTGACTGCGGAGCCTGCACGGTAATCGTGGACGACCGAAGTGTAAGCTCGTGTTTAACTTTGGCCGTTTCGGTCGATGGGAAATCCATTCGAACCGTGGAAGGTCTTGCGCCTTCCGGTGAAGAGCTTCACCCCATCCAGGAAGCCTTTGTCAAGACGGGAGCGATTCAATGCGGCTTTTGCACTTCCGGCATGGAGATGTCGGCTCTTCATCTCTTGAGTCACAATCCCACGCCAACTGAGAAGGAAATTAGAGCGGGTCTTTCAGGAAATCTGTGTAGATGCACGGGGTACAACCAGATTGTGGAAGCGATTTCCGTCGCGGCAGAAAAAATGCGAGCCGATGAATCGGAAGAGGTTGAATCATGA
- a CDS encoding acyl-CoA dehydrogenase family protein: protein MEHIERFGLTEEERILQQTVRRLAKEKVAPGAAQRDIDGEFAPDMVELMVQNGLMGIDFPSEYGGMEAGLLALCMVIEEFAKVDMATAMIPSTQELGSLPIILAGNHEQKQKYLEPLSVGEKLSAFALTEAKGGSDVAALKTRAVRKGDSYILNGTKMFITNGGVADILTVYAVTNPDEKSHRAASVFVVEKGMPGFTVGKKESKMGIRSSETRELIFDNVEVPVENRLGEEGDGFHIMMKTLDFTRPAVAAQALGVAQGAFEYATQYAKERETFGKPIIKHQAIASKLADMAMKIAAARQLLYRTCDLLQTYARKDLSRLSPEIIRYSSMSKAFCSDVAMETAIEAVQILGGYGYMMEYPVERFMRDAKITQIYEGTNEIQRIVIASTL from the coding sequence ATGGAACATATAGAGCGATTCGGTCTGACCGAAGAAGAAAGAATCCTGCAGCAGACGGTCAGACGCCTGGCCAAAGAGAAAGTAGCCCCTGGTGCCGCCCAGAGAGATATAGACGGGGAATTTGCGCCAGACATGGTGGAACTCATGGTGCAAAACGGTCTCATGGGCATCGACTTTCCCTCGGAATACGGGGGCATGGAAGCGGGACTGCTGGCGCTCTGTATGGTTATCGAAGAATTTGCCAAGGTGGACATGGCCACGGCAATGATACCTTCCACCCAGGAATTGGGCAGTCTCCCCATTATTCTTGCCGGAAATCACGAGCAGAAGCAGAAATATCTCGAACCCCTTTCGGTAGGCGAGAAACTGTCGGCTTTTGCCTTGACTGAAGCGAAAGGCGGCTCGGATGTTGCGGCGCTCAAAACGCGAGCTGTGCGAAAAGGAGACTCGTACATTTTGAACGGCACCAAAATGTTCATAACCAATGGCGGTGTGGCAGATATTCTCACGGTGTATGCCGTTACCAATCCGGACGAGAAATCGCATCGGGCCGCAAGTGTCTTTGTCGTGGAAAAAGGTATGCCAGGGTTCACGGTAGGTAAGAAAGAAAGCAAAATGGGAATCCGTTCGTCGGAAACCCGGGAACTCATCTTCGACAATGTGGAAGTTCCTGTCGAGAACCGTCTAGGGGAGGAAGGTGACGGTTTCCATATCATGATGAAAACCCTGGACTTCACTCGACCTGCTGTGGCGGCACAGGCACTCGGAGTCGCACAAGGAGCTTTCGAGTACGCAACGCAATACGCCAAAGAACGCGAGACGTTTGGGAAACCAATCATCAAGCATCAAGCCATAGCTTCCAAACTCGCGGACATGGCAATGAAAATCGCGGCTGCTCGACAACTACTCTACAGAACCTGCGACCTTCTCCAGACGTATGCTCGCAAAGATCTTTCGAGATTGTCGCCGGAAATCATACGATACTCGTCCATGTCCAAGGCGTTTTGCTCGGATGTGGCTATGGAAACTGCAATCGAGGCGGTTCAAATTCTGGGAGGATACGGCTATATGATGGAGTATCCCGTAGAACGCTTCATGCGTGATGCCAAAATCACCCAAATATACGAAGGAACAAACGAAATACAACGCATAGTAATCGCCTCAACCCTATGA
- a CDS encoding FAD binding domain-containing protein, with product MRLPRFEYFAPTTLESALKLLTEQGEGAYVMAGGTDVLVKMTHGRLKPTAIISLQAVEDLSTIHFDADRGLTVGATARIAEVVSHPDILKYYPALAHAGQVMANVQVRNMGTVVGNLCNAAPSADNAPPLIALRGEAILKSLKGERRLPLDRFFKGPGITAIEQGEILTSIHVPPPPQQSGTSYKRISARCGVDIAAVCVAVTGIFDGEICKEARVVLGAVAPIPMRAPRTEDLIQGQAWSEELIRKAGDQASEEAKPISDVRASAEWRKKMVAVLTRRAMEEALDFAGQR from the coding sequence ATGAGATTACCCAGATTCGAATACTTTGCTCCGACCACACTGGAATCTGCTCTGAAACTGCTCACGGAACAGGGTGAGGGCGCTTATGTTATGGCAGGAGGAACAGACGTCCTGGTAAAGATGACCCATGGTCGTCTCAAACCCACGGCGATTATCAGCCTCCAAGCGGTTGAAGATTTAAGTACCATACACTTTGACGCCGATCGGGGATTGACCGTCGGCGCGACCGCCCGAATCGCCGAAGTTGTCTCCCATCCCGATATCCTGAAGTACTATCCGGCTCTTGCTCATGCAGGGCAGGTGATGGCCAACGTTCAAGTGCGCAACATGGGCACTGTTGTGGGAAATCTGTGCAACGCGGCTCCGTCTGCGGACAATGCTCCACCTCTCATTGCCTTGAGAGGAGAAGCCATACTTAAGAGTCTGAAGGGAGAAAGACGGCTGCCACTCGATCGGTTTTTCAAGGGGCCTGGAATTACAGCCATCGAACAGGGTGAGATACTGACTTCGATACATGTGCCGCCGCCTCCACAACAGTCCGGGACTTCTTACAAACGCATATCTGCACGCTGTGGAGTGGACATTGCTGCTGTATGCGTTGCCGTCACCGGAATCTTCGACGGCGAAATCTGCAAAGAGGCTCGGGTGGTCCTTGGCGCTGTGGCGCCTATCCCCATGCGAGCACCAAGAACTGAGGATCTTATCCAAGGTCAGGCATGGTCCGAGGAACTTATCCGGAAAGCCGGCGATCAGGCTTCAGAGGAAGCGAAGCCCATCTCGGACGTGAGAGCAAGCGCAGAGTGGCGCAAGAAGATGGTAGCTGTTCTGACTCGACGGGCTATGGAAGAAGCCCTTGATTTTGCCGGGCAGCGCTAG